A section of the Myxococcus virescens genome encodes:
- the treY gene encoding malto-oligosyltrehalose synthase, which yields MLLDALEEEGSASNGAGGATMTAEALAEGLYARVQAELDARPHTPLSTYRVQFHQGFTFEDARQVVPYLARLGVSDLYASPYLKATPGSTHGYDCVDHQQLNPEVGTPESHAALCAALRAQGMGQVLDVVPNHMGIERDNRLWFDVLENGPSSVYAKFFDIDWSPVKEELRDRVLLPILGDQYGIVLERGELKLSFRDGAFFLHYYDHLLPVAPRQYSRILRHGLERLESRLGEEHPGMLEFLSILTAIDYLPSRTEVERPKVVERHREKEVIKRRLAAVTAEFPEMLAYIEDNVRVFNGEPGNPRSYDLLDSVLAACSYRLAHWRVAGEEINYRRFFDINGLAALREEDPDVFQEAHALIFRWLREGLVTGLRIDHPDGLFDPTAYFLDLQEAYFVERAHALFLQTHAEDDTRWPAVESTLRERWRAEVTQQPDSRLRKALYVVVEKIQGGRERMPESWAVHGTTGYRYANAVSGVFVQPDAEKALTETYERFVGGQADFAELVYQKKLLIMRVSMASEINVLAHALNGISEMNRRTRDFTLNSLRRALVEFIALFPVYRTYVDGWRPELDGRDVQYIEWTIQRAKERNATTNASIFDFLRDILLRRYPEHADARERAEMLRFAMKLQQVTGPVMAKGLEDTVFYIYNRLVSLNEVGGEPERFGVHANTFHLRNQERAERWPSSQLTSSTHDTKRSEDVRARINVLTEVPEEWRKRVKKWARQTEKAVSQLPSGPAPTANDMYLFFQTVVGAWPMGDAHSAEELADFQRRVREYMGKAIKEAKVRTSWTNPDSAYDEAVARYVDACFDSKVTGSFLADVRDFKRSIERAGQYNALGQLLLKMASPGVVDTYQGCELWDLSLVDPDNRRPVDFALRARLLETLDAEAEKDRAALSARLAANLDDGQVKLYVLTESLRLRQRQAALFRKGGYRALELTGARAKAAVAFAREHGDTVLVACAPRYTLSALQSPEGLAGAYGSTFLDLPEAYAGMMFRDVFTGRQVRPERGPGGAVLPLGPLLAEFPVILLERSAG from the coding sequence ATGTTGCTCGACGCCTTGGAAGAAGAGGGGTCCGCCTCGAATGGGGCGGGTGGCGCCACGATGACGGCGGAGGCCCTGGCCGAAGGGCTCTACGCACGCGTCCAGGCGGAGCTGGATGCGCGTCCGCACACGCCCCTGTCCACGTACCGAGTGCAGTTCCATCAGGGCTTCACCTTCGAGGACGCGCGGCAGGTGGTGCCGTACCTGGCCCGCCTGGGGGTGAGTGACCTTTATGCCTCGCCCTATCTGAAGGCCACCCCCGGAAGCACGCACGGCTACGACTGCGTGGACCACCAACAGTTGAATCCCGAAGTCGGGACGCCCGAATCGCACGCGGCGCTCTGCGCGGCGCTGCGTGCGCAGGGCATGGGGCAGGTGCTGGACGTGGTGCCCAACCACATGGGCATCGAGCGGGACAACCGTCTGTGGTTCGACGTGCTGGAGAACGGCCCGTCCTCCGTCTACGCGAAGTTCTTCGACATCGACTGGTCGCCGGTGAAGGAGGAGCTGCGGGACAGGGTGTTGCTGCCGATTCTGGGGGACCAGTACGGCATCGTCCTGGAGCGAGGGGAGCTGAAGCTGTCCTTCCGCGACGGCGCCTTCTTCCTCCATTACTACGACCACCTGCTGCCGGTGGCGCCGCGTCAGTACTCCCGCATCCTCCGCCATGGACTGGAGCGGCTGGAGTCGCGGCTGGGGGAGGAGCACCCCGGCATGCTGGAGTTCCTGTCCATCCTCACCGCCATCGACTACCTGCCCTCGCGCACGGAGGTGGAGCGGCCGAAGGTGGTGGAGCGCCACCGGGAGAAGGAGGTCATCAAGCGCCGGCTGGCCGCGGTGACGGCGGAGTTCCCGGAGATGCTGGCCTACATCGAGGACAACGTCCGCGTCTTCAATGGCGAGCCGGGCAACCCGCGCTCATATGACCTGCTGGACTCGGTGCTGGCGGCGTGCAGCTATCGGTTGGCGCACTGGCGGGTGGCGGGCGAGGAAATCAATTACCGGCGCTTCTTCGACATCAACGGCCTGGCCGCGCTGCGCGAGGAGGACCCGGATGTCTTCCAGGAGGCGCACGCGCTCATCTTCCGCTGGCTGCGCGAGGGGCTCGTCACGGGGCTGCGCATCGACCACCCGGACGGCCTCTTCGACCCGACCGCCTACTTCCTGGACCTGCAGGAGGCGTACTTCGTGGAGCGGGCCCACGCGCTGTTTCTCCAGACGCATGCGGAGGATGACACGCGCTGGCCGGCGGTGGAGTCCACGCTGCGCGAGCGCTGGCGCGCGGAGGTGACGCAGCAGCCGGACAGTCGGCTGCGCAAGGCGCTGTACGTGGTGGTGGAGAAGATTCAGGGCGGCCGCGAGCGCATGCCCGAATCCTGGGCCGTGCACGGCACCACGGGGTACCGCTACGCCAATGCGGTGAGCGGCGTGTTCGTCCAGCCGGACGCGGAGAAGGCGCTGACGGAGACGTACGAGCGCTTCGTGGGAGGGCAGGCGGACTTCGCCGAGCTCGTCTACCAGAAGAAGCTGCTCATCATGCGCGTGTCCATGGCCAGCGAAATCAACGTGCTGGCGCACGCGCTCAACGGCATCTCGGAGATGAACCGGCGCACGCGCGACTTCACGCTCAACTCGCTGCGGCGGGCGCTGGTGGAGTTCATCGCCCTGTTCCCCGTCTACCGCACCTACGTGGACGGCTGGCGCCCGGAGCTGGACGGGCGCGACGTGCAGTACATCGAGTGGACCATCCAGCGCGCCAAGGAGCGCAACGCCACCACCAACGCGTCCATCTTCGACTTCCTGCGCGACATCCTCCTGCGCCGCTACCCGGAGCACGCGGACGCGCGCGAGCGGGCGGAAATGCTGCGCTTCGCCATGAAGCTGCAACAGGTGACGGGGCCTGTCATGGCCAAGGGCCTGGAGGACACAGTCTTCTACATCTACAACCGGCTGGTGAGCCTCAACGAGGTGGGCGGCGAGCCGGAGCGCTTCGGCGTCCACGCCAACACCTTCCACCTGCGCAACCAGGAGCGCGCGGAGCGGTGGCCGTCCAGCCAGCTCACCTCCAGCACCCATGACACCAAGCGCAGCGAGGACGTGCGCGCGCGCATCAACGTGCTGACCGAGGTGCCGGAGGAGTGGCGCAAGCGGGTGAAGAAGTGGGCCCGCCAGACGGAGAAGGCGGTGTCCCAGCTGCCGTCCGGTCCGGCGCCCACGGCCAATGACATGTACCTCTTCTTCCAGACGGTGGTGGGGGCGTGGCCCATGGGCGACGCCCACTCCGCGGAGGAACTGGCGGACTTCCAGCGCCGGGTGCGCGAGTACATGGGCAAGGCCATCAAGGAGGCCAAGGTCCGCACCTCGTGGACCAACCCCGACAGCGCCTATGACGAGGCGGTGGCGCGCTACGTGGACGCCTGCTTCGACTCGAAGGTGACGGGCTCCTTCCTGGCGGACGTGCGGGACTTCAAGCGCTCCATCGAGCGCGCGGGCCAGTACAACGCACTGGGGCAGCTGCTGCTGAAGATGGCCTCACCTGGCGTGGTGGACACCTACCAGGGCTGCGAGCTGTGGGACTTGTCGCTGGTGGACCCGGACAACCGGCGGCCCGTGGACTTCGCGCTGCGCGCGCGGCTGCTGGAGACGCTGGACGCCGAGGCGGAGAAGGACCGGGCCGCGCTGAGCGCACGGCTGGCGGCGAACCTCGATGACGGCCAAGTGAAGCTCTACGTCCTGACGGAGTCCCTGCGGCTGCGCCAGCGGCAGGCGGCCCTCTTCCGGAAGGGCGGCTACCGGGCGCTCGAGCTGACCGGCGCCCGGGCGAAAGCAGCGGTGGCCTTCGCCCGCGAGCACGGCGACACGGTGTTGGTGGCCTGCGCGCCGCGTTACACCCTGTCCGCCCTGCAGTCCCCCGAAGGGCTGGCGGGCGCTTACGGCAGCACGTTCCTGGACCTTCCGGAGGCATATGCGGGCATGATGTTCCGCGATGTGTTCACCGGCCGTCAGGTGCGGCCCGAGCGTGGACCGGGTGGCGCGGTGTTGCCCCTGGGGCCGCTCCTGGCGGAGTTCCCGGTGATTCTGCTGGAGAGGAGCGCCGGATGA
- a CDS encoding HAD family hydrolase, with amino-acid sequence MSSKAAFFDVDGTLVKTNVVHVYAYYAMNRGSVLGIAGRTLSTALSVPLFGVMDAVDRKTFNEFFYRYYAGLSEDRLVTIAEDMFEDVLQPALFEQTQDLIDQARRSGCKIVLVTGALDFTMRPLARHLGADDMIANKMQFVGGKATGKVIPPIIEGANKANAIRAYCTKEGLSLDKCHGYSDSASDYAMLAVVGRPTAVNPDLRLRSIARAYNWPILDLK; translated from the coding sequence ATGTCCTCGAAAGCTGCCTTCTTCGATGTCGACGGGACGCTCGTGAAGACGAACGTCGTCCACGTCTACGCGTACTACGCGATGAACCGCGGCTCCGTCCTGGGCATCGCGGGGCGGACCCTGAGCACCGCCCTCAGCGTGCCGCTCTTCGGTGTCATGGACGCGGTGGACCGCAAGACGTTCAACGAGTTCTTCTACCGCTACTATGCGGGCCTGAGCGAAGACCGCCTGGTCACCATCGCCGAGGACATGTTCGAGGACGTGCTTCAGCCCGCCCTCTTCGAGCAGACGCAGGACCTCATCGACCAGGCCCGCCGCAGCGGCTGCAAGATTGTCCTCGTCACGGGCGCGCTGGACTTCACCATGCGCCCGCTGGCGCGCCACCTGGGCGCCGACGACATGATCGCCAACAAGATGCAGTTCGTGGGCGGCAAGGCGACCGGCAAGGTGATTCCGCCCATCATCGAAGGCGCGAACAAGGCGAACGCCATCCGCGCCTACTGCACCAAGGAGGGCCTGTCGCTGGACAAGTGCCACGGCTACTCCGACAGCGCCTCTGACTACGCGATGCTCGCGGTGGTGGGCCGTCCCACCGCGGTGAACCCGGACCTGCGGCTGCGCTCCATCGCGCGCGCCTACAACTGGCCCATCCTCGACCTCAAGTAA
- a CDS encoding NAD-dependent epimerase/dehydratase family protein: protein MRALITGAGGFLGMWLAKALAARGDSVTCLLRPGGDASGLAGLTYTRVEGDVTVPSTLSAAVTGQDVVFHLAGARRGATRDDFMRVNAEGTRHLCEAMVAAGHRPRLVLTGSLAACGPSTPTRPHVEEDAFHPHEWYGESKAEAERIAFSYGDRLPVTVSRPPRILGPGDRENLPFFKMAQRGIRLELSGGPRPLTMVDVEDVVDILLLQATHPAAIGEAFFCAGPGEPLSLEKVQDLGAQVLGLTPRTVRVSPALLRAMATAADGVSQLTGRKLPLSRKMAKQLLAPAWTCSGAKAERLLGFHPQRDLADSIRRSVQWYREQGWL, encoded by the coding sequence ATGAGAGCCCTCATCACCGGTGCAGGCGGCTTCCTGGGAATGTGGTTGGCCAAGGCCCTGGCCGCGCGGGGAGACAGCGTCACATGCCTGTTGCGCCCGGGAGGAGATGCCTCGGGGCTCGCGGGGTTGACCTACACGCGGGTGGAGGGCGACGTGACGGTGCCCTCCACGCTCTCAGCCGCGGTGACGGGCCAGGACGTCGTCTTCCACCTGGCGGGCGCTCGCCGCGGCGCGACACGCGACGACTTCATGCGCGTCAACGCGGAGGGCACCCGCCACCTGTGCGAGGCCATGGTGGCCGCGGGCCACCGCCCCCGGCTGGTGCTCACCGGCTCGCTGGCCGCCTGCGGTCCGTCCACGCCCACCCGGCCGCATGTGGAGGAAGACGCCTTCCACCCCCACGAATGGTATGGGGAGAGCAAGGCGGAGGCGGAGCGCATCGCCTTCTCCTATGGAGACCGGCTGCCCGTCACGGTGTCCCGGCCGCCGCGCATCCTGGGGCCCGGGGACCGGGAGAACCTCCCCTTCTTCAAGATGGCTCAGCGCGGCATCCGGCTGGAGCTGTCCGGCGGCCCTCGCCCGTTGACCATGGTGGATGTGGAGGACGTGGTGGACATCCTCTTGTTGCAGGCCACCCACCCGGCGGCCATTGGTGAGGCCTTCTTCTGCGCGGGCCCCGGCGAGCCCCTGTCCTTGGAGAAGGTGCAGGACCTGGGCGCGCAGGTCCTGGGCCTGACGCCCCGCACGGTGCGCGTGTCCCCCGCGCTGCTGCGGGCCATGGCCACGGCGGCGGACGGCGTGTCCCAGCTGACGGGCCGCAAGCTGCCCCTGAGCCGGAAGATGGCGAAGCAGCTGTTGGCGCCCGCCTGGACGTGCTCCGGAGCCAAGGCCGAGCGGCTGCTCGGCTTTCACCCCCAGCGCGACCTGGCGGACTCCATCCGTCGCAGCGTGCAGTGGTACCGGGAGCAGGGCTGGCTGTAG
- a CDS encoding SWIB/MDM2 domain-containing protein: protein MAAKKAAAKKAPAAKKAPAAKKRTPNASFMKEMTPSAALAEIVGAKPLPRTEVVKKLWAYIKKQGLQDAKNKRQINADDKLKPIFGGKKSVTMFEMTALVNKQLS, encoded by the coding sequence ATGGCCGCCAAGAAAGCTGCTGCGAAGAAGGCTCCCGCCGCGAAGAAGGCTCCCGCTGCGAAGAAGCGCACGCCGAACGCGTCGTTCATGAAGGAGATGACGCCGTCTGCCGCGCTCGCTGAGATCGTCGGCGCGAAGCCGCTGCCGCGCACCGAGGTTGTCAAGAAGCTCTGGGCCTACATCAAGAAGCAGGGCCTGCAGGACGCGAAGAACAAGCGGCAGATCAACGCCGACGACAAGCTCAAGCCCATCTTTGGTGGCAAGAAGAGCGTCACCATGTTCGAGATGACGGCGCTGGTGAACAAGCAGCTGAGCTGA